Proteins encoded in a region of the Magallana gigas chromosome 8, xbMagGiga1.1, whole genome shotgun sequence genome:
- the LOC136270804 gene encoding LOW QUALITY PROTEIN: uncharacterized protein (The sequence of the model RefSeq protein was modified relative to this genomic sequence to represent the inferred CDS: substituted 45 bases at 45 genomic stop codons): HWPCXSMISIQHXSCXSMISIQHXSCXSMISIQHXSCXSMISIQHXSCXSMISIQHXSCXSMISIQHWPCXSMISIQHWPCXSMISIQQXSCXSMISIQHXSCXSMISIQHXSCXSMISIQHXSCXSMISIQHXSCXSMISIQHXXCXSMISIQHWPCXSMISIQHXSCXSMISIQHXSCXSMISIQPWPCXSMISIQPXSCXSMISIQHXSCXSMISIQQQHXSCXSMISIQHXSCXSMISIQYLSCXSMISIQHXPCXSMISIXHXSCWSMISIQH, encoded by the coding sequence CACTGGCCATGTTGATCAATGATTTCTATACAACACTGATCATGTTGATCAATGATCTCTATACAACACTGATCATGTTGATCAATGATCTCTATACAACACTGATCATGTTGATCAATGATCTCTATACAACACTGATCATGTTGATCAATGATCTCTATACAACACTGATCATGTTGATCAATGATCTCTATACAACACTGGCCATGTTGATCAATGATATCTATACAACACTGGCCATGTTGATCAATGATCTCTATACAACAATGATCATGTTGATCAATGATCTCTATACAACACTGATCATGTTGATCAATGATCTCTATACAACACTGATCATGTTGATCAATGATCTCTATACAACACTGATCATGTTGATCAATGATCTCTATACAACACTGATCATGTTGATCAATGATCTCTATACAACACTAATAATGTTGATCAATGATCTCTATACAACACTGGCCATGTTGATCAATGATCTCTATACAACACTGATCATGTTGATCAATGATCTCTATACAACACTGATCATGTTGATCAATGATCTCTATTCAACCCTGGCCATGTTGATCAATGATCTCTATTCAACCCTGATCATGTTGATCAATGATCTCTATACAACACTGATCATGTTGATCAATGATCTCTATACAACAACAACACTGATCATGTTGATCAATGATCTCTATACAACACTGATCATGTTGATCAATGATCTCTATACAATACTTATCATGTTGATCAATGATCTCTATACAACACTGACCATGTTGATCAATGATCTCTATATAACACTGATCATGTTGGTCAATGATCTCTATACAACACTGA
- the LOC105333696 gene encoding LOW QUALITY PROTEIN: coiled-coil domain-containing protein 186 (The sequence of the model RefSeq protein was modified relative to this genomic sequence to represent the inferred CDS: deleted 1 base in 1 codon), protein MSGLDPDEDAIITENPDPESESAAVNESESVEENLDDRTEGEINAYEGSGEIVPRDNDPDVNVFSEESVVRENEPRIDECVLNQDGDEKTEDEREPGVGVIREGQISGGRDEQLSQSLGQEEAEADTFLVREASSNESVGIRNSEEVLCEHDSAYSQGLEHSDSRSADIQESESHCEESTSVISGRDADSDAGSRECNHDSLENLSRENSEVVENHVIIPEDELSCQVWTAEDKPQLQVLSPTGSIESCEPECDQETDASPSHGVRSEHVDRLDSNETHQQGGGEEEEREEGNEEVAEEEETICVVLNPPPPHSSSSDESQTQAVCESSSNSSSQVRSVETTSCSSQETLAVSCSGSMNGDLAPVTNNFSENKISSVESDDDLLSELESELTNGSRANQNNHNMHDPEVKFKPPNGIDGKVLQEIQDLQMQLKHSRAKLAEKDSEINRLTIRAEDQEAYTERILRERDSYLREVRQLKSQDDLYLPQIKELEYTIAQQTNEIRTLKDKLSSHDAAARRTVATLQNELKVRVDQVTKMYDEASKEKDSMVVKYAQAEKKFIEGQKSIERLEAKVRDLNKEKDGLTQRVTDIKGEKRQMLADLEAKAAEIQNLTKEVEKQRELISSSDVRIKWAQNKLKAELDAHKETKDDLLKTRSKLKDAKDETEQIRRDCQAIIKTYQESEEIKSNKLDSKLKIKESEFLLQQQEKTSQEERYAATVRELDSLRTTQKEAIKEMESLKKKCQGLESQRDQNEQTMTKYREMLQKQKRENKELQDRVEELVQVKSDFKRAQNTIKSLDAEISELKISNKDLQIDMEACRKREADKLDLTNKLSAKNAELQSENSILHNKTMSQAEEIEKLTVDVQTLEIDFRDVSGRLKKEESMRQEETTTLREKLEEKSKAVEELSAKVEDGKDEIRTLKRKHVNNVKDITRQLQQAKKKLENLETWDTQKDSTSMGSRTSSSNSLNTMGMSENSSAQSHSYTNKYSSNPEPVHEHRVITEQVEPNSQMLIERIVKLQRGLARRNEKIEFMQEHIQQLVDEIQKKNKIIQNYALREESGTMTLERSDLNKLDQRKLSQMELSRKHSIMGSLYSSHQTDSAMTLDLSLEINHKLQAVLEDTLLKNITLKESLDTLGGEIARLSQENRKLQLELQGKTKNR, encoded by the exons ATGTCTGGCCTAGATCCAGATGAGGATGCCATTATTACAGAAAACCCAGATCCAGAATCAGAAAGTGCTGCTGTGAATGAGAGCGAAtcagttgaagaaaatttggaTGATAGAACAGAAGGAGAGATCAACGCTTACGAAGGAAGTGGAGAGATTGTGCCTAGAGACAATGACCCTGATGTAAATGTATTCAGTGAGGAGAGTGTGGTGAGGGAAAATGAGCCGAGAATTGATGAATGTGTTTTAAATCAAGATGGGGATGAGAAGACAGAGGACGAGAGAGAACCAGGTGTTGGGGTTATTAGGGAGGGACAGATAAGCGGGGGGAGGGATGAACAGCTGAGTCAGAGTTTGGGACAGGAGGAGGCTGAAGCAGACACATTCCTGGTGAGAGAGGCCTCTAGTAATGAAAGTGTTGGCATAAGAAACAGTGAAGAGGTTCTATGTGAGCATGACAGTGCATATTCGCAGGGATTAGAACATAGTGATAGTAGATCGGCTGATATTCAGGAATCTGAAAGTCATTGTGAAGAAAGCACATCTGTGATATCTGGTAGGGATGCTGATTCTGACGCCGGATCAAGAGAATGTAACCATGACTCGTTAGAGAATCTCAGTCGTGAAAATTCAGAGGTTGTTGAAAACCATGTGATCATTCCGGAGGACGAACTCAGTTGTCAAGTGTGGACGGCTGAAGACAAGCCCCAGCTGCAGGTGCTGTCTCCAACAGGAAGCATCGAGTCGTGTGAGCCAGAGTGTGATCAGGAGACCGATGCTTCTCCGAGTCACGGTGTACGCAGCGAGCATGTGGACAGATTAGACAGTAACGAGACTCATCAGCAAGGAGGAGGAGAAGAGGAGGAAAGGGAAGAAGGAAATGAAGAGGTGGCAGAAGAGGAGGAAACTATTTGTGTTGTTCTTAACCCCCCTCCTCCTCATTCTTCTTCTTCTGATGAGAGCCAGACGCAAGCGGTCTGTGAATCAAGTTCAAATTCGTCTAGTCAGGTTAGAAGTGTGGAAACCACATCGTGTTCGTCGCAAGAGACATTGGCAGTGAGTTGTAGCGGCTCTATGAATGGAGATTTAGCCCCAGTGACTAACAACTTTAGTGAAAACAAAATCTCATCTGTGGAGTCTGACGATGACCTCTTGTCTGAACTGGAATCAGAATTGACCAATGGTTCAAGGGCCAATCAGAACAATCATAATATGCATGACCCTGAGGTCAAATTTAAACCGCCCAATGGGATTGATGGTAAAGTTTTGCAGGAAATCCAAGATTTACAAATGCAGCTGAAACATTCCAGAGCTAAGCTAGCAGAGAAAGATTCAGAAATTAATAG ACTGACAATCAGGGCAGAGGATCAGGAGGCATACACGGAGCGGATCTTGCGGGAGCGGGACAGTTACCTAAGGGAGGTCAGACAGCTCAAGTCCCAGGATGACCTTTACCTGCCACAGATCAAAGAG TTAGAGTACACTATAGCCCAGCAGACCAATGAGATCAGGACCCTAAAAGACAAGCTGTCCAGTCATGATGCGGCTGCACGGAGAACAGTAGCAACGCTTCAGAACGAGCTCAAAGTCAGAGTAGATCAG GTTACCAAAATGTATGATGAGGCCAGCAAAGAGAAGGACTCCATGGTTGTAAAGTATGCTCAGGCCGAGAAAAAGTTCATCGAAGGTCAGAAATCCATAGAGAGGCTGGAGGCCAAAGTTCGTGACCTCAACAAGGAGAAAGACGGCTTAACCCAGAGGGTCACAGACATCAAGGGAGAGAAGCGACAGATGCTGGCTGATCTGGAGGCAAag GCAGCTGAGATTCAGAATTTAACAAAAGAGGTGGAGAAACAGAGGGAGTTGATTTCTTCATCAGATGTCAGGATAAAATGGGCTCAAAACAAGCTGAAAGCTGAGCTAGATGCCCATAAg GAAACAAAAGATGATTTGTTGAAGACAAGATCCAAGCTAAAGGACGCAAAAGACGAGACGGAACAGATCAGGCGAGACTGTCAGGCCATCATCAAAACCTACCAG GAATCAGAAGAAATCAAATCTAATAAGCTGGACAGTAAACTAAAGATCAAGGAGTCCGAGTTCCTACTGCAGCAACAGGAGAAAACTAGTCAAGAGGAG CGCTATGCTGCCACAGTTCGAGAACTGGACAGTCTGAGGACCACACAAAAGGAGGCAATAAAGGAGATGGAATCTCTGAAGAAGAAATGTCAGGGTCTGGAGTCGCAGCGCGACCAGAACGAGCAGACCATGACCAAGTACCGCGAGATGCTGCAGAAACAGAAGCGGGAAAACAAAGAGCTCCAGGACAGGGTTGAGGAACTCGTGCAAGTCAAGTCAGACTTCAAAAG AGCTCAGAACACGATCAAATCCCTGGACGCGGAGATCTCAGAGCTGAAGATCAGTAACAAGGATTTACAGATCGACATGGAGGCTTGTCGCAAGCGCGAGGCCGACAAACTTGACCTGACCAATAAACTCAGCGCCAAAAATGCCGAGTTACAGTCGGAGAACTCCATACTCCATAATAAG ACAATGTCACAAGCAGAGGAAATCGAGAAGCTCACGGTAGATGTGCAGACTTTGGAAATTGACTTCAGAGATGTT TCTGGGAGATTAAAGAAGGAGGAATCCATGCGACAAGAAGAAACTACAACACTGAGAGAGAAGCTAGAGGAAAAATCAAAAGCAG tGGAAGAATTGTCAGCAAAAGTCGAGGATGGAAAAGATGAGATCAGGACACTGAAGAGGAAACATGTCAATAATGTCAAg GACATAACAAGACAACTGCAGCAAGCCAAGAAAAAACTAGAGAACTTGGAAACATGG GATACACAGAAAGACTCGACGAGTATGGGATCTCGGACCAGCTCCAGTAATTCCCTGAACACAATGGGAATGTCTGAGAACAGCTCCGCTCAGTCCCACAGCTATACCAACAAATACTCCAGCAATCCAGAACCTGTCCATGAGCACCGAGTGATCACGGAACAGGTGGAGCCCAACAGTCAGATGCTGATAGAACGGATCGTCAAGCTGCAGCGCGGGCTCGCCAGGCGCAACGAGAAGATCGAGTTCATGCAGGAACACATTCAGCAGCTGGTGGATGAAATACAGAAGAAGAACAA AATAATTCAGAACTATGCACTTCGAGAAGAATCTGGAACAATGACGCTGGAAAGATCTGACCTGAATAAA CTGGACCAAAGGAAGTTATCGCAG ATGGAGTTATCGAGGAAGCACAGCATCATGGGATCTCTGTATAGCTCCCATCAGACAGACAGTGCAATGACCCTGGACCTGTCCCTGGAGATCAATCACAAGCTACAGGCTGTTCTGGAGGACACCCTCCTCAAGAATATCACTCTAAAG GAGAGTTTGGACACACTGGGAGGTGAAATAGCTCGACTCTCCCAGGAGAACAGGAAGCTTCAGTTAGAACTCCAGGGTAAAACCAAGAACAGATGA